The following are encoded in a window of Flavobacterium cupriresistens genomic DNA:
- the rpsA gene encoding 30S ribosomal protein S1, with product MSEQLKSQEEFLANFNWHNFQEGIDAVDEKNLLEFEELVSKTFIATDQEEVVEGVVVRITDRDVIVDINAKSEGVISLNEFRYNPNLKVGDKVEVLIDIREDKTGQLVLSHRKARTIKSWDRVIAANETGEIVNGFVKCRTKGGMIVDVFGIEAFLPGSQIDVKPIRDYDVYVNKMMEFKVVKINHEFKNVVVSHKALIEADIEVQKKEIIGQLQKGQVLEGVVKNITSYGVFIDLGGVDGLIHITDLSWSRINHPSEVLELDQKLNVVILDFDDEKTRIQLGLKQLNAHPWDALDANLTIGDKVKGKVVVIADYGAFIEVAEGVEGLIHVSEMSWSTHLRSAQDFVKVGDVVEAVILTLDRDDRKMSLGIKQLTQDPWTDITSKYPVGSKHTGIVRNFTNFGIFVELEEGIDGLIYISDLSWTKKIKHPSEFVNVGEKLDVVVLELDVEGRKLSLGHKQTTANPWDQYEDSFAVGTIHNGEISEIVDKGATVEFGDDIVAFIPTRHLEKEDGKKLKKGDTADFKVIEFNKEFKRVVASHTAIFREEEEKNVKTATENTSSTSTNAPAATLGDNNDVLAALKAKMEKTEKK from the coding sequence AAGAGTTTTTAGCAAATTTTAACTGGCATAACTTCCAAGAAGGAATTGATGCAGTAGATGAGAAAAACTTATTAGAATTCGAAGAACTAGTTTCAAAAACTTTCATCGCTACAGATCAAGAAGAAGTAGTAGAAGGTGTAGTTGTTAGAATTACAGATAGAGACGTTATCGTTGATATCAACGCAAAATCGGAAGGTGTTATTTCTTTAAACGAATTCCGTTACAACCCAAACTTAAAAGTAGGTGACAAAGTAGAAGTATTAATCGACATCCGTGAGGACAAAACTGGTCAATTAGTATTATCTCACAGAAAAGCACGTACTATCAAATCTTGGGATAGAGTTATTGCTGCAAATGAAACAGGAGAAATCGTTAATGGTTTTGTGAAATGCAGAACTAAAGGTGGTATGATCGTTGACGTTTTCGGTATTGAAGCTTTCTTACCTGGATCTCAAATTGACGTTAAGCCAATTAGAGACTACGATGTATATGTAAACAAAATGATGGAATTCAAAGTGGTAAAAATTAACCACGAATTCAAAAACGTTGTTGTATCTCATAAAGCGCTTATCGAAGCTGATATCGAAGTACAGAAAAAAGAAATCATCGGTCAATTACAAAAAGGACAAGTATTAGAAGGTGTTGTTAAAAACATTACTTCTTATGGTGTGTTTATTGACTTAGGTGGTGTTGATGGATTAATTCACATTACTGACCTTTCTTGGAGTAGAATCAACCACCCAAGTGAAGTTCTTGAATTAGACCAAAAATTAAACGTTGTAATCCTTGATTTCGATGATGAGAAAACAAGAATTCAATTAGGATTGAAACAATTAAACGCTCACCCATGGGATGCTTTAGATGCTAATTTAACTATTGGTGATAAAGTAAAAGGTAAAGTAGTTGTAATCGCTGATTACGGTGCTTTCATCGAAGTTGCTGAAGGTGTTGAAGGTTTAATCCACGTTTCTGAAATGTCATGGTCTACTCATTTACGTTCTGCTCAGGATTTCGTAAAAGTTGGAGATGTTGTTGAAGCTGTTATCTTAACTTTAGATAGAGATGACCGTAAAATGTCATTGGGTATCAAACAATTGACTCAAGATCCATGGACTGATATCACTTCTAAATACCCAGTAGGTTCTAAACATACAGGTATCGTTAGAAACTTTACAAACTTTGGTATTTTCGTAGAATTAGAAGAAGGAATTGATGGATTAATTTACATCTCTGACTTATCTTGGACTAAGAAAATCAAACACCCATCTGAATTTGTAAATGTTGGTGAAAAACTTGATGTAGTAGTATTAGAATTAGATGTTGAAGGACGTAAATTATCTTTAGGTCACAAACAAACTACTGCTAATCCTTGGGATCAATACGAAGATTCTTTCGCTGTAGGAACTATCCACAATGGTGAGATTTCTGAAATCGTTGACAAAGGAGCTACTGTAGAATTCGGAGATGATATCGTTGCTTTCATTCCTACTCGTCACCTTGAAAAAGAAGACGGAAAGAAATTGAAAAAAGGTGATACTGCTGATTTCAAAGTAATCGAATTCAACAAAGAATTCAAAAGAGTAGTTGCTTCTCACACTGCTATCTTCCGTGAAGAAGAAGAGAAAAATGTGAAAACTGCAACTGAAAATACTTCATCTACTTCTACAAACGCACCAGCTGCAACTTTAGGAGATAACAATGATGTATTAGCTGCATTAAAAGCTAAAATGGAAAAAACTGAGAAAAAATAA